ggcggcgccagcgagcgCGTGTCCGAGCATGCTGACTGGCATCGCCTAGACCAGGGTCTAGTAGAGAGTTGCTGTTGGCAGACGCTACGTAGAGGCGAAGCGCGTGACATTTCGGCATCATGTCCGGGGCGACGAGCCGTGATATAGAACGCCATGGTGCTCGGGGGTCACAACGTTACGTTCCATCATGACAGAGGGCAGtaagaggcggcggcacagaATAGGGTCCTGGTTTGCGGCCTAACCAGGTTGCACTAGATGCCAGTTGGGTTCTGCCCTTGAACACCTGGGCCGTGGATCAGGAACCAGAGTATTGGCCTCACCAGGGCCAACGCCATGTGGGGGTCGACCGGCCTTGTCCGGCGTCTTCCCCGCAGGCCATGCGCATCATCGGCGCCAGCTCCGGGTCAAGACAGGTACAGGTGGTGGAAGGTCAATTGACTTGACTTTGACATGGAACGAGGATGGGAACTTGTCAAGAGATTGGTGTCCAATGTACAGGAAACACTGGTGTCAAAGCTTAATTAATGGCGACCTTGTTGAGTCCATGTGTGGCTACGGATGACGCGTGAGACTGGCGATGCCCCGACGGCCCCCCGCCTTTGGATAGAGAGGTagcttcatcatcatctcatGCCCTCGTTAGCGCACCGCCATCTGATGTCCCCAAAAGGCGGAGAAGCCCAGAACCCTTGTCCCCGCCCTGCTTCCACGCCCAAGCCCGGCCAGCCGCTGATGATGGAGGGATCCAAGCCACGTTTGTTGCATACAGATCGATAGCCTCCACTGGTGGACAAATGATTGTGGAGAACGTTCCTTGGGCGCCATCCGACCCCTCGCTGTAACCTCACTTCTGCATTATCAGGGTCTCTGGACGCGACGGTCCCTCGAGCCGGCCTGGGAGCTTGCGCTGACTGACACCTGCATGTGGCGAGCCTGTCACCGCATACTGGAGCGGCAGACTCTCCGGCCCAAGCAGCAGATTAGCTCTTTGCCGACTTTGCCGGTTGCGAGGCGAAGCGAGCACTCGATCGGCGTACGACGGGACATGGTGACGTGCGATCATGCGTGCGACCACGGGCGGCTCGCCAGCCAGGGTTCGCAAGAGGAGAATCCCGGTAAGCATTCTGGATGGGAAACCCCCATCGGATCCCCGCACTCCCCGATCTCGCTTGCTGACGAATGTTGTTCCTGCAGACTGCGTGTGGCTCGTGCCGATACTCCAAAGTATGCAGAGACCTGTCCTGAGCTGGGGTCTTTTGAAGAGTGAACTGACGACGCAAAGGCGAAATGCGACGGCAAGCGGCCATGCTCACGGTAAGAGAAATCTCATCATGCTCCTCCCTGACGCACTGAGCTTACTGTGGCAGCTGTCGAGCTCTCGGAAAGGAGTGCGCGTTCGAGGAGCGGCCCAAAGATGCACAGCAGATGTGAGTGTATTGCATTCGCCTATTAACGTTACTTCTTTCTTGTCAGAGCTATATTGACAGGAAAAAAAAGACGCATTGAGATGCTGGAGACACAGCTTGTCTCACTCAAGGCTCAGCTGCAATCTCCGTCCCATGTCAGTGATGCAACCAAAGCGCAGCGTGCAGGAGCTGAGCCCGTCACATCGATATCACCGGACACCTCGCAGGCTTCAAACCGAGCATTCGGCCATCCTGTCATCTCGCCGCTCTCCACAGTCACCGTTCCCAGTGCTGCGACGACGCTCCAGGATGCGGCCAACGGCTCGCCGGAATCGGCCTTcttgccaccaccaccccgtcgCGCCTCGCATTTCGACACAGTGGCCGTGTCTGTCCCCGACTTCATCGATGTCGGTCTGCTTTCTCCCGAACAGGCGCGGGTCTATTTTGAGGCCTTCTTCCACGGCTCAGACCGCTATGTCCCGGTGTTCGACCCTTCGTTCGACACCCTGGAGAGCgtccgcgcgcgcagcagcatcctCTTTTGCTCCATCTGCGCCGTGGGCTGTCGCGTTCTTGCGGGCACCGACTCGCAGCACTGGCGGCTGCTCAACTTTCACATTCGACGGCTGCTCAACGCGGCGCTGGTCATGCCCGAGATGGCATGCCTGGAGACggtgcaggcgctgctggtgcgcgCGTGCTACACGTCCGAGCGGTCACTCCTTGtgtccgtcgccgctcgcATGGCTGTGGCTATCGGCATACCAGAGGCATATGATGACCTTATGAATCAGACCTTCACCAACGAGTGGCAACGCTCGGAGGTGCCGGTGAGAGATGAGGCCATGTTGATGCGCAAAACGAGGACATGGCTGTTCATTCTGGTCATGGGACACATCCTCCACGTTGATGCCGGTGACCTCCTATCCCTGCAATTCACAGGCAACGTCCGCCGATGCCGGGTGCTGCTCCATCGCCCGACCTCAGCGAAGCAAGACCTCTGCCTCTGGCCTCAAATCGAGCTAAACTCACTTCGTGCAAAGATCCAAGCCACTTTGTCGGACCCTCGACGCGTCATCTCCGGGCACGGCAGCGATCAAGCCATCATGGACGATGTGCGCGATGCAATCATCGACCTGGACGTCTGGTTCGCAGACTGGGCGCGCATCTACGACGCAAGCGGCGATCCACAGGCCCCCTGGCTGAAGCTCAACCTGCAGGTACAGCGGTGCTGGGGTGTGACCATGGCGCTTTGTCGGGCGGTTCGCACGACGGGCGTAGAAGACGTGAGCCTCATGACGGCGACACAAACGGAGCTTCTGAGCATGGCGagggctgcgctgcggcagcaccTGGAAatcatcgtcgaggagccGCGTCTATACCTGCGCAACCTCCGATATGCAATGGACTTTGTATGGGCCAAATGCGT
The genomic region above belongs to Purpureocillium takamizusanense chromosome 5, complete sequence and contains:
- a CDS encoding uncharacterized protein (COG:S~EggNog:ENOG503NX65~antiSMASH:Cluster_5.1~TransMembrane:1 (o439-458i)), which translates into the protein MLETQLVSLKAQLQSPSHVSDATKAQRAGAEPVTSISPDTSQASNRAFGHPVISPLSTVTVPSAATTLQDAANGSPESAFLPPPPRRASHFDTVAVSVPDFIDVGLLSPEQARVYFEAFFHGSDRYVPVFDPSFDTLESVRARSSILFCSICAVGCRVLAGTDSQHWRLLNFHIRRLLNAALVMPEMACLETVQALLVRACYTSERSLLVSVAARMAVAIGIPEAYDDLMNQTFTNEWQRSEVPVRDEAMLMRKTRTWLFILVMGHILHVDAGDLLSLQFTGNVRRCRVLLHRPTSAKQDLCLWPQIELNSLRAKIQATLSDPRRVISGHGSDQAIMDDVRDAIIDLDVWFADWARIYDASGDPQAPWLKLNLQVQRCWGVTMALCRAVRTTGVEDVSLMTATQTELLSMARAALRQHLEIIVEEPRLYLRNLRYAMDFVWAKCVFCYLLLLKLSILLPEADRRERRGGHDLVACGNMLLDELSAAGGDMADGHRSSTGRLYLQLLRTGIDKYSHALDGNQPSPLVMSRSRGARAPMGRGGDMDDSGDGETDADAFVPDQFVFEWDFPGLTLFSSSATEAGWLDGILLEALSGADEFMGFGWTGPESLGAS